The following are encoded together in the Actinoplanes sp. N902-109 genome:
- a CDS encoding HPP family protein, with protein MADRRRFAHAFLGSAVAVAVAGTVAALTHQPWLFPSLGPAVMLHLEKPRSPESSPRNTFIGHAVALLAGYAALRACGLTGHPSALQEGVTTPRIAAAAGSLAVTTLVLLLLKASHPPAGATTLIVSLGLLHTPAQLLVAAAAVVVVTAVDWAYNRVTGARMPWWSAAEPRPARDSG; from the coding sequence ATGGCCGACCGGCGCCGCTTCGCGCACGCATTCCTGGGCAGCGCCGTCGCCGTCGCGGTGGCCGGCACGGTCGCCGCCCTCACCCATCAGCCGTGGCTGTTCCCCAGCCTCGGTCCGGCCGTCATGCTGCACCTGGAAAAACCGCGGTCCCCGGAGTCGTCGCCCCGCAACACCTTCATCGGGCACGCCGTGGCCCTGCTGGCCGGGTACGCGGCGCTGCGGGCATGCGGGCTGACCGGTCACCCGTCGGCCCTTCAGGAAGGTGTCACGACACCGCGGATCGCCGCGGCCGCGGGGTCGCTGGCCGTGACGACGCTGGTCCTGCTGCTGCTGAAGGCCTCGCACCCGCCCGCCGGCGCCACCACCCTCATCGTCAGCCTGGGCCTGCTGCACACTCCGGCCCAGCTGCTTGTCGCCGCTGCAGCGGTCGTCGTCGTCACTGCCGTCGACTGGGCCTACAACCGCGTGACCGGCGCCCGGATGCCCTGGTGGTCCGCCGCTGAACCGCGGCCGGCCCGCGACTCCGGATGA
- a CDS encoding molybdopterin oxidoreductase family protein, protein MTDRIADIWGARTPHDRGTVWPARVDLHLSDGLAEGDVDRWVQSACVLCSNGCGCDIAVKDGRMVGVRGRVTDVVNHGRMGPKGLYGSTPWARSADRLTRPLVRQGGRLVETDWDTAMGRVVEVSKRLLADRGPLTHGFYTSGQLFLEEYYALAVLGKAGVGTPHMDGNTRLCTATAAAAFKESFGADGQPGSYTDIEHCDAIFLYGHNMAETQTVLWMRILDRTRADDPPAIVCVDPRRTPVAEEAERTGGVHLAPKVGTNLALMNGLTRELFVNGWVDRSWVQAHTLGVDDLRATVEPYTPDEVARICGIDPDDLRRAARIFGESGAVLSTVLQGFYQSHQATASAVAVHNLHLLRGLIGRPGSGILQMNGQPTAQNNRECGADGDLTGFRNWDNEQHVRELAKLWNVDPLTIPHWAPPTNAMQIFGYAEEGSIGLLWISATNPAVSMPESARIRRILGGDQCFVVVQDLFLTETAQLADVVLPAAGWGEKTGTFTNVNRTVHLSEKAVDPPGEAKSDLDIFLMYAAAMDFRDLDGEPLIRWRTPEEAFDAWRETTRGRPVDYTGLTYAKLRGPTGIPWPVNDDAPEGTDRLYADAVFPTATDYCETYGHDLLTGAAVTEQEHRAVRPDGRAFLRGAAYVPAHEEPSDDYPLLYTTGRTVYQFHTRTKTGRSRSLNAAAPDAWVELSAPDADRLGIAEGDVVRVESPRGAIEVRARVGRVMPGAVFAPFHYGSWDLDGVGPGEQKRQANELTMTVWDPVSKQPYFKTAACRVVKVRDGDGPAPAPTTAASAPASAPVPATAGGAATVSRLVDTPDYLNDPAQTAATGDA, encoded by the coding sequence ATGACCGATCGAATCGCCGACATCTGGGGTGCCCGTACCCCGCACGACCGGGGGACCGTCTGGCCCGCCCGCGTCGACCTGCACCTGTCCGACGGGCTGGCCGAGGGAGACGTCGACCGATGGGTGCAGAGCGCCTGCGTGCTCTGCAGCAACGGATGCGGGTGTGACATCGCGGTCAAGGACGGCCGGATGGTCGGCGTCCGCGGCCGGGTCACCGACGTGGTCAACCACGGCCGGATGGGCCCGAAAGGCCTGTACGGCAGCACGCCGTGGGCGCGGTCCGCGGACCGGCTCACCCGTCCGCTCGTACGGCAGGGGGGCCGGCTTGTCGAGACGGACTGGGACACCGCGATGGGCCGGGTCGTGGAAGTGTCGAAGCGGTTGCTGGCCGACCGGGGCCCGCTGACGCACGGCTTCTACACCAGCGGGCAGCTGTTCCTGGAGGAGTATTACGCCCTGGCCGTGCTGGGCAAGGCCGGTGTCGGCACCCCGCACATGGACGGCAACACCCGGTTGTGCACGGCGACAGCGGCGGCCGCGTTCAAGGAGTCGTTCGGCGCCGACGGGCAGCCCGGTTCCTACACCGACATCGAGCACTGCGACGCGATCTTCCTGTACGGGCACAACATGGCCGAGACGCAGACCGTGCTGTGGATGCGCATCCTGGACCGTACCCGGGCCGACGACCCGCCGGCGATCGTCTGTGTCGACCCGCGCCGCACCCCGGTCGCCGAGGAAGCCGAGCGCACCGGCGGCGTGCACCTGGCGCCGAAGGTCGGCACCAACCTGGCCCTGATGAACGGCCTGACCCGGGAGCTGTTCGTCAACGGCTGGGTGGACCGGTCCTGGGTGCAGGCGCACACGCTCGGCGTCGACGACCTGCGGGCGACGGTCGAGCCGTACACCCCGGACGAGGTCGCGCGGATCTGCGGGATCGACCCGGACGACCTGCGCCGCGCGGCACGCATCTTCGGCGAGAGCGGCGCCGTGCTGTCCACCGTGCTGCAGGGCTTCTACCAGTCGCACCAGGCCACCGCGTCGGCCGTCGCCGTGCACAACCTGCACCTGCTGCGCGGGCTGATCGGCCGGCCGGGCTCGGGAATCCTGCAGATGAACGGGCAGCCGACCGCGCAGAACAACCGCGAGTGCGGCGCCGACGGCGATCTGACCGGCTTCCGCAACTGGGACAACGAACAGCATGTCCGGGAGCTGGCGAAGCTGTGGAACGTCGACCCGCTGACCATCCCGCACTGGGCGCCGCCGACCAACGCCATGCAGATCTTCGGCTACGCCGAGGAGGGTTCGATCGGCCTGCTGTGGATCTCCGCCACCAACCCGGCCGTGTCGATGCCCGAGTCGGCCCGGATCCGGCGCATCCTCGGCGGCGACCAGTGTTTCGTGGTCGTTCAGGACCTGTTCCTGACCGAGACCGCTCAGCTCGCCGACGTGGTGCTGCCGGCGGCGGGCTGGGGCGAGAAGACCGGCACGTTCACCAACGTCAACCGCACTGTGCACCTGTCCGAGAAGGCCGTCGACCCGCCCGGCGAGGCCAAGAGCGATCTCGACATCTTCCTGATGTACGCGGCGGCGATGGACTTCCGCGACCTCGACGGCGAACCGCTGATCCGGTGGCGTACGCCCGAGGAGGCGTTCGACGCCTGGCGGGAGACCACCCGCGGCCGCCCGGTCGACTACACCGGGCTGACCTACGCCAAGCTGCGCGGCCCGACCGGCATCCCCTGGCCGGTCAACGACGACGCCCCCGAGGGCACCGACCGGTTGTACGCCGACGCGGTGTTCCCGACCGCCACCGACTACTGCGAGACGTACGGCCACGACCTGCTCACCGGCGCCGCGGTCACCGAGCAGGAACATCGCGCTGTGCGCCCGGACGGCCGGGCGTTCCTCAGGGGCGCGGCGTACGTACCGGCGCACGAGGAGCCCAGCGACGACTATCCGCTGCTCTACACCACCGGCCGGACCGTCTATCAGTTCCACACCCGCACCAAGACCGGCCGGTCCCGCTCGCTGAACGCCGCCGCCCCGGATGCCTGGGTGGAGCTGTCCGCGCCCGACGCCGACCGTCTCGGCATCGCCGAGGGTGACGTGGTGCGGGTCGAATCGCCGCGCGGCGCCATCGAGGTCCGCGCCCGGGTCGGCCGGGTCATGCCGGGTGCGGTGTTCGCGCCGTTCCACTACGGCTCCTGGGACCTCGACGGCGTCGGCCCCGGCGAGCAGAAGCGGCAGGCCAACGAGCTGACGATGACGGTCTGGGACCCGGTGTCCAAGCAGCCGTACTTCAAGACCGCCGCCTGCCGGGTCGTCAAGGTCCGCGACGGCGACGGACCCGCGCCTGCCCCGACCACCGCCGCCTCGGCTCCGGCAAGCGCGCCCGTGCCCGCCACCGCCGGCGGCGCGGCCACCGTCAGCCGGCTCGTCGACACCCCGGACTACCTCAACGATCCCGCACAGACCGCTGCGACCGGAGACGCATGA
- a CDS encoding STAS domain-containing protein: MTYVINTHQLPEPTMAIAIEPQGEIRSDEAADLLRGRFTMVLAATEPQRIVVDLTAVPAISDAGMNALRLGYDEAATHHADVEIVHAAPRVHQQLSRSGLGPLLN; the protein is encoded by the coding sequence ATGACCTACGTGATCAACACGCATCAACTGCCCGAGCCCACCATGGCGATCGCCATCGAGCCGCAGGGCGAGATCCGGTCCGACGAGGCGGCTGACCTGCTCCGCGGCCGGTTCACCATGGTGCTGGCCGCCACCGAGCCCCAGCGCATCGTCGTCGATCTCACCGCGGTGCCGGCGATCTCCGACGCGGGCATGAACGCTTTGCGCCTTGGATACGACGAGGCCGCCACCCACCACGCGGACGTCGAGATCGTGCACGCCGCACCGCGGGTGCACCAGCAGCTCAGCCGCTCCGGTCTCGGCCCGCTGCTCAACTGA
- a CDS encoding NAD(P)/FAD-dependent oxidoreductase — protein sequence MTTASPTASPTRPRVVIIGGGFGGLRAARGLRHTRADVVVIDRVNHHLFQPLLYQVATALLPPGDIAPPLRQVLAGQPNTRVVLGEVTTVDPGARTVQVGTADGQTRQIPYDYLVVAAGTRDNYFGHDDWADVAPGMKTLRQAVDLRGRLLRAFEAAAVSTDPEARRQWLTFAVVGGGPTGVELCGQLAALARRTLRREFHTLDPADLRIVLADAGEHVLAPFPQPLRRHTHQRLRRLGVHILLGHTATAIDGTGLTVAPADGDNSAHRRIDARTVVWAAGVTPVPLAAQLADATGAATDHKGRIRVGDDCSLPGHPEIFAIGDLANVHDLPGIAEPAIQQGRYVAKVIGHRLGHGTSPGPFRYLDLGTMATISPLDAVADIRGLHLHSIPGKAAWAGVHLAFLVGWANRAAVLATWAWALSTGRRQQQLILTPRVPQYTSSAGDAMR from the coding sequence ATGACCACCGCCTCGCCCACCGCCTCGCCCACGCGGCCCCGGGTGGTCATCATCGGCGGCGGGTTCGGCGGCCTGCGGGCAGCCCGCGGCCTGCGCCACACCCGGGCCGACGTCGTGGTGATCGACCGGGTCAACCACCACCTGTTCCAGCCTCTGCTCTACCAGGTCGCCACCGCACTGCTGCCGCCCGGTGACATCGCCCCGCCGCTGCGCCAGGTCCTCGCCGGCCAACCGAACACCCGCGTGGTGCTCGGCGAGGTCACCACCGTCGACCCCGGTGCGCGCACGGTACAGGTCGGCACCGCGGACGGGCAGACCCGGCAGATCCCGTACGACTACCTGGTGGTCGCCGCCGGCACCAGGGACAACTACTTCGGCCACGACGACTGGGCCGACGTCGCTCCCGGCATGAAAACCCTGCGGCAAGCCGTCGATTTGCGGGGGCGGCTGCTGCGCGCCTTCGAGGCGGCCGCCGTGAGCACCGACCCGGAGGCCCGTCGGCAGTGGCTGACCTTCGCCGTCGTCGGCGGCGGCCCGACCGGCGTCGAGCTCTGCGGGCAACTCGCCGCCCTGGCCCGGCGCACCCTGCGCCGCGAGTTCCACACCCTCGACCCCGCCGACCTGCGGATCGTGCTGGCCGACGCCGGCGAGCACGTGCTCGCGCCGTTCCCGCAACCGCTGCGCCGGCACACCCACCAGCGGCTACGCCGGCTCGGCGTGCACATCCTGCTCGGCCACACCGCCACCGCGATCGACGGGACGGGTCTCACCGTCGCCCCCGCGGACGGCGACAACTCCGCACACCGGCGCATCGACGCCCGGACCGTCGTCTGGGCCGCCGGCGTCACGCCCGTACCCCTCGCCGCGCAGCTGGCCGACGCGACCGGCGCGGCCACCGACCACAAGGGCCGCATCCGCGTCGGCGACGACTGCTCGCTCCCCGGACACCCCGAGATCTTCGCCATCGGCGACCTGGCGAACGTGCACGATCTGCCCGGTATCGCCGAACCCGCCATCCAGCAGGGCCGCTACGTCGCCAAGGTCATCGGCCACCGGCTCGGCCACGGCACCTCTCCCGGGCCGTTCCGCTACCTCGACCTGGGCACCATGGCCACCATCAGCCCGCTCGACGCCGTCGCCGACATCCGCGGCCTGCACCTGCACAGCATCCCCGGCAAAGCCGCCTGGGCCGGCGTGCACCTGGCCTTCCTCGTCGGCTGGGCCAACCGCGCCGCCGTCCTGGCCACCTGGGCGTGGGCCTTGAGCACCGGCCGCCGCCAGCAACAACTCATTCTCACCCCGCGGGTACCGCAGTACACGTCGTCAGCCGGCGACGCCATGCGGTGA
- a CDS encoding NfeD family protein, translated as MELMVWIVVAVVFAVAEIFTTTLFLLMFAAGAVAAAGAAGLGAPVPAQAGVFVVVSALTLAGVRPALHRRLSRSAGPSFGMERMRGASAVVVEQVDAGHGMVRVDGELWQARALEGMGTSVPGERVRIVDVSDGTALVWPAALPGGAADPTLD; from the coding sequence ATGGAGCTGATGGTGTGGATTGTCGTCGCCGTGGTGTTCGCCGTCGCGGAGATCTTCACGACCACGCTGTTCCTGCTGATGTTCGCCGCCGGAGCCGTCGCTGCGGCGGGCGCTGCCGGGCTGGGTGCGCCCGTCCCGGCGCAGGCCGGAGTCTTCGTCGTCGTCTCGGCCCTGACTCTCGCGGGGGTCCGGCCCGCGCTGCATAGGCGGCTGAGCCGGTCGGCCGGGCCCAGCTTCGGCATGGAGCGGATGCGGGGTGCGTCCGCCGTGGTGGTGGAGCAGGTGGACGCCGGCCACGGCATGGTGCGGGTCGACGGCGAGTTGTGGCAGGCACGCGCGCTCGAGGGCATGGGCACCAGCGTTCCCGGCGAGCGGGTCCGCATCGTCGACGTCAGCGACGGCACCGCGCTGGTGTGGCCGGCGGCCCTGCCCGGCGGTGCCGCCGATCCCACCCTCGATTGA